A single window of Microcoleus sp. FACHB-68 DNA harbors:
- a CDS encoding DMT family transporter, which produces MGPLDNRPENFAAGDPRAVETALRAVTQELKHLQQDLILQVAQDITRLLGEKSRLNEDIDKLRIQQQQLRLQQIEGISQQNNAQQQQLAQQLAEIVASQLQERLTTRLDQMADTLRLSLSDASIKAQSLDTSASRNQRKGSGVLLASMDGTLMENYQAVQAEIDNNQSALSEQLNRLNSLQQQGEVILEALVNRLIEQLQNEASPLHTTAHLTQEDIQRLLQGAMPAQLGQLQGSNSTGVLDRLGERTPPIAPVPPVSEAPVAQPAAATTPPAKPASLVQVGLVLALISSMVLSLFNVCLKIILKSSAFPTRRILGLFDLPGVITPGFGNSLLILLLRTIVVIAVMPILATFLYPQVWQDMKRFVSSGDSSQWAKVIGSGFFLFLSQVLIYIAIGNIPTGIAITIFFIYPIVTVFASWALFGDRPTIIRILAMCVITGGGVLALPSVTAGAAGNLQLGVGAAVGAGITFAGYVLMAQLGQKKLHPIPFTLVGFLSILIFCSVSLLVPLPSNLAVQVDSSLWPQLVVSGIVLGLFTLASYLLNNFAIRYAGAALASIIGTSGPALTALFGFLLIQETLQSKQIGGMVLVTLGVAAMSVERMLGQKKPAVQPATATK; this is translated from the coding sequence ATGGGGCCACTGGACAACCGACCGGAAAACTTTGCAGCAGGCGATCCTAGGGCAGTAGAAACCGCTCTGAGGGCAGTGACTCAGGAGCTGAAACATCTACAGCAAGATTTAATTCTCCAGGTAGCGCAGGATATCACGCGGCTGCTGGGGGAAAAATCACGCCTGAATGAAGATATCGACAAGCTGCGAATTCAACAGCAGCAGTTGCGTTTGCAGCAAATTGAAGGCATATCCCAGCAAAACAACGCTCAGCAACAACAGCTAGCTCAGCAACTTGCCGAAATTGTAGCCAGCCAACTGCAAGAACGCCTGACAACTCGGCTTGACCAGATGGCTGATACCCTTCGCCTCTCGTTGAGCGATGCCTCAATCAAAGCACAAAGCTTGGACACGTCTGCTTCTCGTAATCAGCGCAAGGGTAGTGGAGTCTTGCTGGCATCGATGGACGGCACGCTGATGGAGAATTATCAGGCGGTGCAAGCGGAGATCGACAACAATCAAAGTGCCCTGAGCGAACAGCTCAACCGCTTGAATAGCTTGCAGCAGCAAGGAGAGGTGATTTTGGAGGCACTGGTCAATCGTTTGATTGAACAGCTCCAAAATGAAGCGAGTCCGCTGCACACAACGGCTCACCTCACACAAGAAGACATCCAGCGTCTTTTGCAAGGCGCGATGCCGGCTCAGTTGGGCCAACTGCAAGGTTCTAATAGCACCGGCGTGCTGGATAGGCTGGGGGAAAGAACGCCGCCCATTGCACCAGTTCCGCCAGTGTCAGAGGCACCTGTTGCTCAACCGGCAGCCGCAACGACTCCGCCGGCAAAACCCGCTTCTTTGGTTCAGGTGGGTTTGGTGCTAGCGCTGATCTCTTCGATGGTGCTGTCGTTATTTAATGTTTGCCTGAAGATTATTCTCAAGAGTTCGGCATTTCCGACTCGGAGAATCCTTGGGCTTTTCGATCTGCCGGGAGTAATCACCCCTGGATTTGGAAATTCGCTATTGATTCTGTTGCTGCGAACAATTGTTGTGATCGCTGTGATGCCGATTTTGGCAACGTTCCTCTATCCGCAGGTGTGGCAAGACATGAAACGTTTTGTCTCGTCTGGAGATAGTTCTCAGTGGGCAAAAGTTATCGGCAGTGGTTTCTTTTTGTTTCTCTCTCAAGTCCTGATTTATATTGCCATCGGAAATATTCCCACCGGCATTGCGATCACGATTTTCTTTATTTACCCAATTGTGACGGTATTCGCTTCTTGGGCGCTGTTTGGTGATCGGCCCACGATTATTCGTATTTTGGCCATGTGCGTAATTACTGGCGGGGGTGTCTTGGCGCTGCCTAGTGTTACAGCCGGTGCCGCTGGAAATCTTCAGCTTGGTGTTGGTGCCGCAGTGGGTGCTGGTATCACCTTTGCCGGCTACGTTTTAATGGCGCAGTTGGGACAGAAAAAGCTGCACCCCATTCCTTTTACGCTGGTAGGATTCCTCTCGATTTTGATCTTTTGTAGTGTCAGTTTGCTAGTGCCTTTACCAAGCAATTTGGCAGTGCAGGTTGATTCAAGTTTGTGGCCCCAGTTAGTGGTGAGTGGAATTGTTTTAGGGTTGTTTACCCTCGCTAGTTACCTGTTAAATAATTTTGCGATCCGTTATGCCGGTGCGGCGTTAGCTTCAATTATTGGCACAAGCGGGCCGGCGTTGACGGCTTTGTTTGGCTTTTTGCTGATTCAGGAAACTTTGCAAAGCAAGCAAATTGGGGGCATGGTTTTGGTAACGTTGGGTGTGGCTGCCATGAGTGTTGAGCGAATGCTCGGTCAGAAAAAGCCAGCCGTTCAGCCGGCTACCGCAACGAAATAA
- a CDS encoding 2OG-Fe(II) oxygenase → MVAPSLTELGAEIFIVEGLLDPSLCAHLIQVAELAQFSPAGIELETVDPQIRSNDLLRLENNSLLDSTNWLLLDQVAVIQKLLYQHYGIQFPDAETCSILRYKEGQFYKRHVDNLLLSSRLEEAGKGIPIRDISVIGYLNEDFEGGETFFDRQNIKVQPKLGNVLVFPAYYTHPHQSLPVLKGQKYSFTTWLFH, encoded by the coding sequence ATGGTCGCTCCATCTTTAACAGAATTAGGTGCTGAAATTTTTATCGTCGAGGGATTGCTCGATCCATCTCTGTGCGCTCATTTGATTCAGGTTGCAGAATTAGCTCAATTTAGCCCAGCGGGAATTGAACTGGAAACGGTTGATCCGCAAATTCGCAGTAATGACTTGTTGCGGCTAGAAAATAACTCACTTTTGGACTCTACAAATTGGCTGTTACTGGATCAGGTTGCTGTGATTCAAAAATTGCTGTATCAGCACTATGGTATCCAATTTCCCGATGCAGAAACTTGTTCGATTCTTCGCTATAAAGAGGGACAATTTTACAAACGCCATGTGGATAATTTGCTATTAAGCAGCCGACTAGAGGAAGCCGGCAAGGGAATTCCGATTCGAGATATTAGCGTAATTGGCTATTTGAATGAAGATTTTGAAGGTGGAGAGACGTTTTTTGACCGGCAAAACATCAAAGTTCAACCCAAACTCGGAAATGTTCTGGTTTTTCCCGCTTATTACACCCACCCTCATCAATCGCTGCCGGTGCTGAAAGGACAAAAATATTCTTTCACCACTTGGCTGTTTCATTAG